Sequence from the Equus przewalskii isolate Varuska chromosome 11, EquPr2, whole genome shotgun sequence genome:
CATACTCCTTACTCAATGCCAGAGACCATTAAATGGGATTGGCTCAAGGATCTCTCCCAGATCTGCTCATTTTCCAAGCATACAGTGTCTTCCTAAACCAATAGTGTTTAAATCACTGTCTGTGGTTTGTGCCCTTGGATGTACCAAACATTTCAAGAATTCTATGGATGTAATTAATTACAGGTAATCAGTTTTGAAATTCTCAACAACCTACATATGTTTTGCTAAAATTGATCCATTTGATAATTTTCAGAGTTTGAGGAGTGTTTCTGGGTCTCCTTTCCACCTAGCACTCTCACAAttccatttctctcatttttcaaaagtaagaTTTCCTTTTTCAATTCACATATTACTACTTGAATTACCCTgattaggaaaacaaaagcaaacttcCAAAacctaaaacataaaaacaatttgaaatattgtttttcatgAAAGTTGAAGTTTTCTTTAATCAAGACACTTCAAAACCATGGTATAACTTCTTGTTTCTCTCTGGCATATAcacatttcttttcctggaaTTTGATAGCATGAGACGTGAATTTTAGCCAAGGCAGCagtgttttgaaatcagatataTAGTAGATtgatgataaaaatttttaacatctaTTCTTTTGTTCTTAATGAACCCTGGAACTATTGTCACAAAATGTATCCTCCTAAAGGAGGGATTCTCATggcagaaaaactaaaagattaTCCATGAAAAGTATCATTGGCAGTGATGTTTTATATCATCTGGGCAACCCTCTCACAGGAAAGAAACTGTGCTTAACTATTTGTCTTAAAGACATGGCAGgtgttttttgaaaattaatttaaatataaatattttattgaaattaattgCATGGTAATTATCCATAAATTGAATAATATCAATATAAAGCTCCAAGttttttatgaaatgtatttaaaacacatACAATAATACTATTTTGGtagaatattgtattttttcaagGTTCAATGAAATCAACCATATGttaaattttctaaactttttaacTCTATTCTTTTAATCAACACGCCTCTAAGTGGAAGAATTACAGATATGCTTAATTATTATCTGGTAAAACTTGGAAGGTCTTTGTGGTAAccttttcagaaaataagaaagtgagTGGTTCTAATGGTTGCAttacaaaccactccaaaacatATTAGTTAAAATTAATACCAGCCCTGACATCAGTTTACCTACGTTAAACCCAGCACATATGGGGCTAAAACTAAAACATTCATTctctgcttactccctggcttcctggctccagaatctgctatcctccatggagacagacacagccaagaaCAAGCAATTGGATTCGTTATCTCCTCCCTGCgaggagatacaggctggtggaaaagctgctgaccagcaaggccatatgctcccctccCCTAACAAAATCCCAAATTAAAAacccttttagctttttggggagtttgagatttcagtgttagctgccctctctccttgctcagtgctgtgcaataataaaattcttattattttcttccactaTACCTGGTGTCAGAGCTGTGCAACAGGTGAGCCCTTCAGGTTCAATATCAAAATCAACAACTACTTATTACATTGGTCATATGAGTCAGTAAGTTAGTTCTGCTGAAGTGATCCTGACGTGGCTGATCTTGGCTTGATTTGCTATGTGTATGACTTCAGCTTGGCAGGTTAGATGATCTAAGAGGCTTCACTCTCAAGTCTGGTGACTGTTTCTCATTATCCAATATGATAGTCTGTGCTTATTCATAAAACAGCTTTTCTAAGAGACTGTGAAAGTTCCAAAAAGATTGAGAAAAAGTTACGAGGCCTCTCAGATGCTTAAAGTTGGCACAGTGTCATTTCAGCTACATTCTGTTAGACAAAGCCAGCCACAAAAGCAGCTTACATTTCAGATGTGCAGAAACTGATTCCACCATATgatcagaaaatttgcaaagaagTGTGGATATAGGGAGGACTAAAGGATTTGGACCATGTTTTCTACCACACTGGGCAACAAATACTTTTGAATgttataatttctaatatttggGTCATGAACAAAATTGGAGACAATCTAATTTTGtttaatacattattaaaaaaattctgatgaaagatcATCATAAGAAATTGGCACATAACTTGGATGGAGTTGAAAGAATTGTGTGACATTTGTGTTACAGCATAATTTCTGGCAGAGTTTTGATTCCCATTTACCTTTAATATGACCAAATACTCTCAGTATTTTCATctattaaaaagtagaaatagaaatgatgCTGAACCTTCCTGCTTTCTAACATTAAGTGATGTCTTTGTGATGGTGCTTTAATAAATTGAAATGGAAAATCCAAACATATACTTATAATATTTCTAACACAAAGaaatgtttccaaaaatatttttatcatttcatttttctttttgaggaaagttagccttcagctaacatccgccactaatcctcctctttttgctgaggaagagtgaccttgagctaacatctgtgcggatcttcctctgttttacatgtgggactcctgccacagcatgacttgataagcagtgtgtaggtccactcccgggatgcgaaccagcaaactctgggctgctgaagcagagcacgcaaacttaaaacactacaccactgggccagcctcattTTTATCAATTTCTATTACTTGTATTTTACCCAAATTTCCAgtgcaattatatttttaattaatggtgTAATTATTATTGCACCATTACAAGGTTGgcaatacagaaataaaatgttttgatttgCACATAACCAAAAAATGTGAAGACTACTAATATGAGTCATGTTCTAGATAGAAGCAACAGAATCTACCATAAAGAACCTGAAATGGTAGAACTTGAAAGTGAAAAATGTATGAGTTTGCCAGTGTTTCCTGGAAAAGGTGCTTCTGATGTGTCTGTAGTCTTCAATGAGTTCATTAATTCTACCAACAATTTCTTTTACGGTGTTGGCCAGTTCACTTAAAATCATGGACCTTGGTTTCCTCAAAGTAAAAGCTAAATGGATTGTGTTGATTCTATCACAAAACGTGATCATCCTTGGTCTAAGCAGgacagaagcaaaataaaatctctatAAAGAGGCATTAACTAGAATTGAttcaatttaatattaatatgaaTAATTTCCTAATTCCAAATAAAATTAGACATTGTATAATTGCCAGATATATAGTGAAAGATAAATTTGTGAACATCTAGAGAAGGAGAAGTCAATAGGAGAGAAACACATCCCTAATCATACATCCAATATCTAAAACACtgtttcttacatattttatttttcaatataaaatggtTATTTAATAGATTTgttatcatataatatatatgaatgtatcattttaataatgatcttaaatttaaaataaccttAACATTCTAAATAACTTTATTGAATCTATATAAAATTGTTCTTCAgcttattttttatcctttaacaAAATACCTGGAAATATATTTCATCCATTATATTGATGActagttttgaattttatctaGACATATTGACTAAAGAGAGTGAGAAAGGTATACAAGTCATTCAAGCAAAGTGAGTTATTAATTTTAGAGAGATCtagtatttttaatttgccaGATGAAATAGGTCTTAATGCTGATGACTGCTTggttttcatcttattttgaaTGTGGTTATACAGGGGATCAATTTTCAACACTTGAGGCaactccagttttttttttttaaaggaatttcagTTAAAGGATTGAGAGATTATGCTCATGTTCAGAGAAACGAATCATAAAGaattgtttgtgcttttgatgtctttCTAGGCAGAACTATAGTATGAAATGCAAGTCAGGTGGACACTCATCATGCCTACTTTTTTCCTATAGGAATTTTGAGATCCAATATACTATTTTTAAGCCATAGTGGACCCTATTATAGCTTATCATACTGCCACATAAGAGATCATTTGAAACATATTCAGAATAAAGACCATACCTTAGCTAGTTTCCATTCATGCCAAGTAACCTCTGTATACAAtactacacacatgcacacacacacacacacacgcacatacatgtTATAAAGTATTTGCTCAATAAAAAATGTGTTGGATAATTGATTCAGTATTACATTTTGACCTCCTTGATTTTGCCTTGCTGTCATCTCCTAAATAAAACTCCTTGATGAAATGTGTCTCCTAAAATTCTGTCCATTCTTTATCCAAGGACAAATTCCAACAATACCTATTTTCTGAAGACATGTCTCTAAAGTCCCTAAATGGATTTgaccttttctttccctcaaatACTCtatgatactttttattttctaccttataCAATGGCCAGTTTTTTCATGGCCCTACTGTCAACACTGGATTTTGCATTCCTGGAAGGATGAAGACTCGTCTTATTTTAACTGCTATTTATGGATTTACAAGAGAAATGCATATGTTTATTGAAAGTCTAGTCTACTCCAGGTATAAGAAAGGAGATTAAATTGTTTATTGAGATTATACAAGGTTTTACAGATTATATCTATGTAaccttttaatcttcacaataagaCTAAGAAGTAGTTTATATTGTCTCAATTTTGTAGATGGAAATTTAAGGATGAGAGAGacagatgttttattttccagTAATAGACAGAGAAAAGTTTAGTGTCTTCGAACCAAAATCCCGTACCTTTCCCTTGTACAACACTAACTCTTCATAATTTTAAAGGTGTCTTTAAAATCAATCTTTATGGAAACGCTTTATTTACATGTCAGGGACAAACTCTACTAAAATAATATACTCAATAAGAAAAGACTTTAATGTCCATTGTTCTGCTGACTGTATCTTTGACATCCTTATTTCTCAGACTCTATATTAGAGGATTCAAGATAGGGATCACCACTGTGTAAAACACAGAGGACACTGTGACTGTGTTCCTGGAGTTTTTGGAGTTGGGCTCACAGTAAAGAAAGAGGATGGTGTCATGGAAGATGACGATGGTGGTCAGGTGGGAgacacaggtggagaaggctttgcAGCGCTCACTGGCTGAATGTATCTTGAGAATGGTGACAACAATAAACACATAAGACATGAGGATGATGAGTAGTGTGCTGACCCCATTAAAGGTGGTGAGAATGAAAAGCAGCAACTGGTTGACATAAGCATCAGAGCAAGAGAGGGACAGCAATGAGaagaattcacagaagaaatgatcaaTTTTGTTGAAACCCCAAAATTATAATTTGATAGCCAAATATGTGAGTATCAAGGAACAAGCTACTCCTCATGAATATGATCTGACCACTAGCATGGCACAGAGTTTCGGAGACAGGGCAATTGTGTAGAGCAGAGGGTTAGAAATTGCCACAAAGTGATTATATGCCATAACAGCTAATAAAAATAACTCAGTTACCACAAaggtacaaaagaaaaagaattatactgCACAtcctataaatgaaatatttctgtcttccaaaCTATATTCACCAGGTTCTTGGGAGTAATGATGGAGGAATAGCACAAATCCACAAATGAGAGGTAGTTGATGAAAAAGTACACAGGGGTGCTCTGTTTGGAGTTAATCTTGATTATTACAATCATCCCAATATTCCCTGCAACAGTGACACTGTAGATGGCCAGATAAATCaataagaggaggatttgcagtgcTGGGAAAACTCAGAAGCCCAAGAGAGTGAACATGgcctaattttatttctctctgacaGTAACatgatttctccttttagaaTCTGAATCAGTCCTGAAAACAAAGATATTAAGGAGAGTGAGAATATGAGAAGCTGAGATAACTACCCCATACCAAGACTGGAAGGTTAAGCAAAACATCTCTTTCAGAATTCctatatgtatttttatgcaaGGTATGCTgtctaaatttttatatttatttatttatttctattgagGTTATGTTAGTTtgcaatgtgaaatttcagttacaAATTATTATTTGTCACTCACCATATAGGTGCACCCCTccactctttgtgcccaccccctaccccccttacccctggtaaccactaaatagttgtctttgtccacgtgtttgtttaccCTCCACATATTGTCTTCCTTTCTGTGGCTTATTTCCCTtgatataataccctcaaggtccatccatgttttgcGAAGgggacaattttgccttttttatggctgagtagtatcccattgcatatatgtaccatatcttctttatccaatcatcagatgatgggcatttgggtttcttccacaccttggctattgtgaataatgctttaatgaacataagggtgcataagtctctctgaattgttgatttcaagttctttggatagatatccagtagtaggatagctgggtcatatggcatttctatttttagcttttggagaaatctccatactcttttccatagtggctgcaccagtttgcattcccaccagcagtgtatgaaagttcccttttctccacaacttctccaacatttttcattttttgttttgattattatagccattctaatgggtgtaaagtgatatgttagtgtagtttgatttgcattcccctgatgactagtgatgttgagcatcatttcatgtgcctattggttacctgtatatcttctttggagaaatgtctgttcatatcttctgcccattttttgaatgggttctttgattttattttgttcagttgTGTAATTTCGTTATATATAATGGAGATTAACCccctgtcagatatatgatttgcaaacattttatcccaattagtaggttgtcttttcattttgatcctggtttcccttgccttgtagaagttctttagtctgacgaagtcacatttatttaattttacttttgtttcccttgtacaagtagacatggtattcaaaaagatccttttaagaccaatgtcaaagagtactgcctatattttcttccataagttttatggtgtcaggtcttaccttcaagtctttgctccattttgagtATGTTTGGTGTATGGCACAAGGTAATGATgtacattcattcttttacatgtggctgtccagtttcccccacaccatttattgaagagacttttctttctccactgtatgttttCAATTCCGTTATCAgagattagctgcccatagatgtgtggttttatttctggacttccagttctgttccattgatctgtgtgcctgtttttatactagtaccatgctgttttgattaccatatctttgtagtatattttgaaatcagggattgtgatgcccctacctttgttcttttttcttaggattgctttagcaattcaagGTCTTGTGTtaccccatgtgaattttagggttctttgttctattttcatgaagaatatcattgaCATTCttattgagattgcattgaatctgtagattgctttaggtagtatggacactctaattatgtttattctttaaaagagtgtgcatggaatatctctccatttctttatgttatcatCAATccctttcagtaatgtcttatagttttcattgtataggtctttcactttcttggttaaatttattccaatatattttattctttttcttgcgattgtgaatgggattgtcttcttgagttctctttctgtagttCGTTATTAGCGTATGgaattgcaactgatttttgccaGTTGATTTTggaccctgcaactttgctgtaattgttgagtATTTTTGATAGTTTTCTGAGGGACATTTTAGGGTTCTCTATATAAAaacatgttgtctgcaaacagcaagagtttcacttcttctttgcttattttgattctatttatttctttttcttgtctaatttctctggccaaaacctccagtactatgttggataGGGTGGTGAGAGTTGGCACCCAtgtttgttcctgttctcagagggatgtttttcagtttttccccagtgAGTATGTTGTTGGCTGCAGGCTTGTCATATatcacctttatttttttaaggcactttccttctacacccattttattgtgAGTTTTTATAGCAAATTGATGTtaaatcttgtcaaatgtttttctgtctattgagaggatcatgtggttttgttcctcattttgttaatgtggtgcttCACATTTATTGGCTtgcgtatgttgaaccatccctgtgtccctagtatgaatcccacttaatcatggtatatgatctttttaatgtatgtctgtattcgatttgccaatatttttttgaggactttgcatctatattcatcagcaatattaccctatacttttccttctttatgttgtcgttgtctgggtttggtatcagagtgattttGGCTTTCTAAagtgtgttaggaagtattctgtcttcttcaattttttgtaatagtttgagaaggattggtaataaattttctttaaatgtttggtagaattctccagagaagccatctagtcctggacttttattttgggggatgttTTTGATAAATGTTTCAACCTTTTTACTGTGATTtttctattcagagtctctatttcttcttgattcaattttgggtgATTGTaagtgtctaagaatttatccacttctctagattgtccaatttgttggcagaCATTTTgcatagtattgtcttataatgCTTTGTATATCTGTACTATcaattgtaatttctcctctttcatttccaatttcatttatttgagacttctttctttttttcttagtaagccTGGCTAAgcgtttttcaattttgtttatcttcttcagGAACCAggtctttgtttcactgatcctttctactgtcttttttgtttcaatttcatttacttctcttctaatttttattacttccctccTTCTACAGACtttttgggctttgcttgttcttcttttttctaattctgctgGGTGTAGCTTGAAATtgcttattttagatttttcttgtttgtgaatGTTAGCCtctattgtgatgaatttccctcttaggaacacttttgctgcaccccatatgagttggtatggtgtgtttttgtttgtgtcaGAAAAGTATCTCTCCCTTTTATCACAGAGCATATCCATCCTTATCTCCCAACAAAGACACAATGCTTCAGTAACTTGCAACATAAATAACCTCAAGGGATTTCAGTTTACCAATTTGCAATATATTAACATCACAGTCACCGATAAAAACTTCGTGCAAATATATGCTATAGGTTTTAGAAGGCTCTGTTCCCATTGTTCTTgggattaaaaaaatcttttgagatTGGTTCAGTGAAATGGGACTTTTGTGTCTATTAATTTCTGGAAGGCATCCTTAGcatccttctcttctttatcCCTCAAGTTGTAGAGCAGAGGGTTCAGCATGGGGTTGAGCAGTGTGTAAAATACAGTGGCCACTTTGAcaatttgctgagaatttttggaGTTGGGCTCACAGTAGAAAAAAAGGATAGTCCCATGGAAGATGGTGATGGCTGTCAGATTggaggcacaggtggagaaggctttgtgACACCCACTGGCAGAACAGATAATGAACacaatcacaaaaataaatacgTATGTATCAAGGTTGATGAGTAGTATACTTTCCTCACTGAAGGTGGCAAAACCAAAGAACTGTAAGTGAGGACTGTGTATATCAGAGCTCAAGACAGCAATTAAAGCAGTATATTCATGGAAAAAGTGGTTGATTAAGTTATGTTCAGAAAAGTTTGGCTGGAGAGCATAACAAAGGAGTACCAAGGGGTCAAACATACTGCAGAGATATGACCCAGCCAACAGAAGGGCACAGAGCCTCCGTGACATGACCactgtataaagtagaggattaCAGATGGCCACAAAGTGGTCATAGGCCATGACTGCCAGCAAGAAGCACTCAGTCACCACAGAAGTGCAGGACAGCAACTACTGCAACTTGCAGCCAGAGTAGAAAAGGGTTTTATTGGCCATGATCAAATCCTCAAGCAGTTTAGGAATAATGATGGAAAAgtaacaaaaatcaacaaaagaaaagtaactaAGGAAAAAGCACATGGGAGTGTGAAATTTTGGGTTAATCTTGATGATTATTATCACCCCAAGATTTCCTACTACAGTGATAACATATATGATCAGATATACAAGGAAGAGAGGAATCTGAAGCTCTGGGTAATCTGTGAAACCCAAGAGGACAGAAGTTGTCTCCACACCCAAATTtcttgcaaccatcaccacaatgcCTTTGAAAGGAGAAGGTGGGGGAAGAGAGTTGTTTCTGCTAAAAAGAAGATTTATGGAGGTGAGGGACAAACATGTCCTGACTTCCTATGGTAGACAAAAGAAAATGCGAAGTGTTTTTGGTCCCAGTGTCCTCCATACAGAACATGCCTCATGCAGACAACTGCCATGGATATCCCAAACCAAGCTGAGTCTCTGAAATATCTTCGCATTTCCATTGCAATTTGGGTTTCCATAAGAAATACTTATCATATTGTAGTGTGCACAGTCACACATTATCTAGTAGTATAGCATGCACATAACTGATAGGAAATATTTGCACATAAATGCTTAAACTAGTGAAGGAATCTGtgaaaaatgtgaaatgtttGGCTCAAAGAGTAACATATATTGCTACTGTATTTTGCCCATACACACAAATCAACTAAAATCTTTAAGAGAATATGCTTTTACTTTATggataaagtaaaatattagagAAATCTGGGAAAAGAATATATCAATCCAATCTTAGCAGCCTTTCTTCAGTAAAGGCTATATCTCTTGTTGAATAGATTAGTGGCTAAGGGGTGGAAAAGTACAATGGCTCCTTTTGAACTCTGAGTATAGCATGCACTTTATTAGGACTTATAATCTATGGTTCACTTCTGTTACAACCCAGACATCACACAGATATCTCTTAAGGGTCTCAAGATTTAACAGGTAAGAAGTCTTTCAGAGCTAACTAACTTTCATTCTTGTGAGAGGTTATATACCAGTTTCAGGTGCATATACACAGAGACGGATAAATAACAACTTCCAGGTGGAAAGTTTAATTCTATCTTTTATGGGACGTTTGTCCTCCAGAattgcaaaataataaatttgtgttgtttcaagccaccaggTCTGTGGAAATTTCTTACAGCGGCAATAAAAACCAATAGGTAGTAACAAGGGGTCCTTACAGCCCAGTTGTCACCACCTACAGGCCTCAAGGAATCAAGAGAAGAGAGCCCAAGGAAGAGAACCATGCTGAGTCAGCCCTTGAGAGGAGCTGGGCCTCTAGCCACAGACGGAGCCAGCGCAAGGCCATCTTTTCAGGAAGTAGCCAGGAGGTTCAATGCTTGGGCtcacactcctgcctccctccagtcTGTTCTTGGGCTTCCCCATTGGTGACTCCAAAGGGAGCTGGAAGGATATGAATCTGCTTGTGGCCAACACCCTACAGGTCGGCAGCAGACAGCAGGTGGAGAAGGACAGAGAGTGGATATGAAAGGACATACTGATGACATCTTAGATCAGGAGGTCATGAGCTGTCGGAAGCGAGGGACCCAAGTGCTGGATCAGAGGAAGGCACAGGCCCTTTCAACATAGGCCTAGAGTTGATGGCTTACGACAATGTAGTTCATCTTTGCCATGCATCAGAACCCTGAGAGAGActtggaaaaaatacaaattttggggtCCCACCCAAGAGCCACTGAATCAGAGCCTGGCAAGGAGGGGCCCCAAAGGAGAAGGTCACTACCTCCCTATCTTCCTCCTTGTGCAGTCTTTCTAGGAGCCCTGTTTTGGGCATAGAACTTCGTGACTGTCCAGGGTTGCATTTGGATTTAGATTGAAATCATGCTGTCTATTTTCTCATgagcttgtattttttttttaaattttgcactaCTGTTTGGAAAAGTTTGAACTCATGCAAGGTATTAGTTTGGTGGCCATCAAATTTCTTGTCAGAACTGGAGCCATTTTATGAGTGAAAAGGGGANNNNNNNNNNNNNNNNNNNNNNNNNNNNNNNNNNNNNNNNNNNNNNNNNNNNNNNNNNNNNNNNNNNNNNNNNNNNNNNNNNNNNNNNNNNNNNNNNNNNTCTGATTGGTAAAATCAtaaaaagattttgaattttggGCTGAACTATAATGTTAACATAGGATTGCAgggacaggaaagaaaaacaaaagaatcttcAAGCAGAGAAGACAGTCTGAGCCAAGGCAGGAATTTGGATCTCATGTTCCTATCAGTTAGAAGTAGAGTTTATGCAGGTAGCAGTAAGAGAG
This genomic interval carries:
- the LOC103542882 gene encoding LOW QUALITY PROTEIN: olfactory receptor 5D14-like (The sequence of the model RefSeq protein was modified relative to this genomic sequence to represent the inferred CDS: substituted 1 base at 1 genomic stop codon); its protein translation is MTSCQEHNAPFQTKMKMELTSVYIIRNNSLPPPSPFKGIVVMVARNLGVETTSVLLGFTDYPELQIPLFLVYLIIYVITVVGNLGVIIIIKINPKFHTPMCFFLSYFSFVDFCYFSIIIPKLLEDLIMANKTLFYSGCKLQXLLSCTSVVTECFLLAVMAYDHFVAICNPLLYTVVMSRRLCALLLAGSYLCSMFDPLVLLCYALQPNFSEHNLINHFFHEYTALIAVLSSDIHSPHLQFFGFATFSEESILLINLDTYVFIFVIVFIICSASGCHKAFSTCASNLTAITIFHGTILFFYCEPNSKNSQQIVKVATVFYTLLNPMLNPLLYNLRDKEEKDAKDAFQKLIDTKVPFH